Part of the Notamacropus eugenii isolate mMacEug1 chromosome 5, mMacEug1.pri_v2, whole genome shotgun sequence genome is shown below.
CTCTTACTAACTACCTTATCTCCTCTTGCTGCTCCCAGATTCCATGAGAATTGGATAGGTTAGCTTGCTTTAGGGAAAGGAAATCTGAGGCACAAGGTCCTTCACCCACCAAGGATTGTATGAGGAAGGCATTAATGAGTCCTATCCATGTCCTGTCCACAGGTTCCAGGTCTCTCCCACAAAATACTATCTTTCTTCCAATGTCCTTGAGGGATCTTCTCCCCTTTTGCCTCTAGCCTCCTCCAGAACCCTGGCATAAGCCTTTCTTCAACACCCTCAGGGGGTCTTTCAGGATGAGCATAGGACTTTTAGACAGGAGACCTGGCTTTGggttctttctttgatatctAGTCACCTCTCTAGCACCCCTTCATCCCTTCCTTGGTAACACAAGGacattggactagattatctccaaGCACCAACATTCTCTGAGGCCTCGGGCATATCAGTCTGGACCTGAGTCTTACTCCCTATTTCCcctccactcctctcctctcatAGGACCCATGTCCTCCCACTCTGGCCCTTACCTTGTTTATGGCATCCCAATTAATAAAACCCAGCTTGGATTTAAAATTCtgcagagaaaagggaaggggacagAATTAGACTAGAatacaggcagctttcagagccTAAGAATGGGAGGTACACTCCCAATATAACCCAGCACCCTGGGTACCCCATCCACCTGAAGAGCCAGCATCTGGAGAACTGGGGGGCAGAACAGCTGGactgagggggaagggaaagcaaAGAGAAGGCTGTTTACCAGACTCACCTTCCAGAATGTATCAAAGTTGAAGAAGCCTTGAGCATTAGGATTATTCTAAGGAACAGAAATTAGAAAAAGGGTGAGAGGGTCCTATCAAGACAACGATGAGACTTATAAGCAGGACACCTGAGTCCCAGGAGAGGAACATAATCAGGGCAGGAAGAGCTGGGTGTCAAGCCCACATGATAAAGCAGCAGTGGACCCACCAATCCAAACTGGCCACATACCCCCTGCCCCTCATACATACACGAGTAAATGTGATATGTCAGTACTTACATAAACACCATTTCCACTGTGGACTTCAGTTTCTCCCATTCCTCCTCCAGCTGTGTTAGATCCAGATCCCTGTGTAACAGGTCAAAGAAAAGGGAATGTCCAATGTCTGACCATTCAGGTACCTTTCAAACCATGCACCCACTCATCTCAAGCCTCAGCCCTTTTCTGTCTTAGTCTGCCTTCTCCCAGTTTGACCTTATCATCATCAAGGGAAGACTTCTCCCTCATTCTCCTGGTATCAGCTCCTAAAATCTGCCTCCAGGTAGACTTGCCTCTCTGGAGTGACCATTAAGAAACTATTTTGACTCCTCTCAATCCCCTTCTAACCACCTTCCTGACCCCTCTATCTCCTGACCCAAGGGTTTGTCACCCTTGGCCAAAAGGAATCTTCATAAAATGACAGCTAAGTGCAGCAttgtaggagggagagagagagaagaggggagaggaggagggaagagaagaaagagagagaagaggaggaagagagagaaagggagaaggagggagagggagaggagaagaagaagaaagaaagaaagaaagaaggaaagaaagaaagaaagaaagaaagaaagaaagagaaagaaagaaaaaggagagagagaaagagagagagaaacataaggTTGTGCCTCAGTTTGCAAGACACCCGCTTCACAATGACTACATAAAATACATGCTACCTTTGCCATTTTCCAAGTAAGGAATGGGAATGGGGATAGGTGATGAGAGCAAGGTTACAGAGCTTTTAAGTGGAGgaaatagaattagaattcaggtccTATACATccagtccagggctctttccattccATGGGAAATCAGAAACTGTTCCTGCCTTGAAAGAGCTCATAGTGTGCCCCCAAATGCTCAGCTCTTGGAAtcttttgtcttccttctttGGCTCAGCTCAGGCAGCCTGGTTTGCGGGGTATCTCTCCAGAGTCCTTGCCACACCCTGTCGCTGGTGTTCTCCACCCTGTCCTATTACTCTGAATTTACTTACATATAAAAGGAatactggctctggaatcagagaggttgggttcaaatcctgcctctgtagCTCCCTCCCTGTGAAACCTCACTTAACCtgactgggtctcagtttccttaactgtaaaataagagggttggaatagatggctgCTGAAGTCCCCCCCACCCCTCGATCTATGGTCCCATGATCTACCTTTACATTGTCTACCCTGGAAGCTTCCTGTGGATAGAACtgtttgattttttcccctccttattCCCAGTGTTAGTGCTTTACTAAATTttgaattaattgaattgaaaaattgaattaatattgaattgaactgaaagtgTGACAGTGGAAataagacataaaaacaaaaaaactttcctACATggtggaaaataaataaaaaggatggGACCATGCAAAGCACTATGGGAAAtttgagatgggggaggggaggactaTAGGATAGAAACACCTCTTTGCCCACTCATGGATTAACATAAACATGGCCATCATAAAAGCTGGCACTTTCTATTATTAGACTAGAACAGAATATTACTTAGTCTGTTCCTTGGTCTGCCTAACCACCTTCAGCTAGACTCTCCTACAGCCTTAATTGCCGTACTCTCTCACTAGGGGAACACTAGCACTGTCCAGGGTTCTCAACACTCTGTCCCTGCTCTTGCAACACCACATTTGCATTTGAACCTGCAGgtttacaaatattttgaaaaatccgAAATGGCTTAACTCTAAATCAGTTCATCTTTTGAGTGCAGCTAATAGCTTCCTACCTCCAGACTCAGAGTTTCTTCCCCAATCCTGACAAAGGAAGGGACCCCGTCCCCatttttgaatttctcttatcaGACAGCCAAGGAGTTATCAAGACTGGTGGAGCTTGGCACACTTCTCTTCTGTTTCATCTctgaataattttccttttctccctcctttgctATGGCCTCACTTTTTTCTTCCATCCCCTCAAATGGCAAGAAAGATCCCCACTCACCCACCCAGAAGGTTCTCCTCATGTCTCACCACTTCCAGTCATCCTTCAAAACAGCTTCAGTCTGACTTCCTCCTAGACGTCCTCCATGATAGCTCCCCTGGCTCCTTAGCAATCCTAACATGTTTGTCTATAACTACATAGTAACAATATATTGCCCTTTGAATATTCATAATGCATTTCATAGTTGTCGGTCTCTCTGTGTgagtttgtgttttctctttgcCCAACTAAGCTTTCTAGGAGCAGATGGTAGGTCTGAGTTTTCTCCCCACACCGTTTGACTGAGCCATCAAGGCCGAAGGAGTTGGACACACGCAGTGATGTCCCAAGTTAGTTTTGTCTGCCTTTCCTCCACCAGACACAACTCTGACCAgcaatggaaaaataaagtagaactCACAGAACCTCCACTCCCTCCTGCTGAAGATGATGCTGAGCCAGATCcctgaaaagaggagagggagacaatTCAAGCCTTCAGAGACCAGACAGCCTGGTAGCCTGGCCCTCAACACTATTTCCTCTCAAACCCACTCCCCATTCCATCCTCACTTGGTTATTGGAGCCTTCATGTGGCTGACTCCCCTGAGTATCCTATGGGGAGATGGAACAGAAAGTTAGAGGCTGAGAAGGCTGGGGTTGGGAAGAGAATTGGGGGTAGCTAGAAGACTTCACCATCTTGAAGaagttgaggttttcttgaaCCCTTTTGGACTTTCTCCCAATCTTTGGATTTCTCAAAGAGTAGGTAGGGACATAAAGGACTCTCTGGAACCCTATGAAACAGgtaccctcccttcctccctcactcagCAAAACCTGATCTCTATCTCTATGTGGAGCATGAAAATCTTGTTTCACCTTTCAGTTGTTGACAGTATTACCTGAAAGTGCTTACTTAAGTCCTTTCTTGATGTTATCAATTCATATTAATTCCTACAAACACCCCAATGCCTAACAGAGTTTTGGAGTGGAAGCCTTTGAAAGCAAagcacttttttttcttcatcctcctcTGTGAGCTGAGAGAGCTCCAATTTAGGCAGGAGGGAGAATGGGTGGAAAGAGGAGACGACACCTAACTTAGGTAGATGTTTTGACTCAGCCTGAGAGTGCGGAGCAGACTGGAATTGAGACTAGATGACTTTTCAGCTTCTCCCAAGTGAGACCTTTACAATGCATTATTTATTCCAGACCTTAGGAATCCCAGATCACTAGATACATACATGTTCCATGAAATGACTAAGATACAATCCAAAATTCTATACCAAATCCAAATAAAATACCAAAATCTCAAACCAGAAAGAACTAGAGAACTGTCTGCCCCTCAGCTTCCCTCCCTTAGCATAATCGATTGAGATCTATTCCCCATTCTCTTTGGCATGACCTGGTTTATTCCTTCTAAGAAGGACCTCCAGTTTCTGGGCTCCTTACCGGGTGGTTAGATCCACTCTCAGAGCTCGTCTGTCCATTGTTCTGAGAGCTGCTTCCCTGAGCGAGAGGAAGAGAGACCAAGAATGGGGATTTACTTTCACAAATCCTGGGTGCAAGCTCATCTCCaaaaaaagcaaacaagcaaacaaaacagcTGTCCCTGATTAACCTCATTAAAGACTGAGTCCTCACTGCTTCATCGCCTGAGCCCCCACATATGCCACCCACACTTCCGGTGTGCCTTGCTTTAAGCAAAACTAATCTGAAATCAGGattcacaaaagaaagaaaacaggagaggCAGTTATTTATCATGGAAAATAGTCTTCACTTTGCCAAAGACTTGATCATACTATTCGCCAGCAGTCTCCACGATGTACATTTAAAATTTATCTTGGTATGTAACGTCCCTTGGCACAGACTCGTCTGTTTATAAAGCTAGTGCCTGTAGAGACTTGCACATGACTATTGTTCTGTGAATTTGAAACTTATTTATATGCCCACATATATCTTATATCccgttcagcatggcatgcccacatcagaaagggtgctgtgctctatgagcaaagcagaattgaaacagctccaaggaaacataggatgcacaaattgggagtatccaccccaaatgttcatacagactatctgtgcccagtctgtggtatagcattctgaactcatatcGATCTGATCAGCCATGGTCggacattgaaacttgactttatcatagtgatgtcattttggtcctctttgagaaccatgtcccattagattgtaaatgcTAGTAAAAAGATCAGAGTTCCTGTTAGAATGGAGGGTAGATCCCATAGCTGGGGTTCGGTTGAGATGAAAGATAAGATTGGTGTAAATGGTAACAAGAAGGGGGATTCAAGTTATTGATTGCAAAGAGTATGTCACAGGTAAGAAGGATGATGGGAACCAATGAAGCTCACCTGACTTCCAGTGTTCATATTTTCACactggggagggaaaagaggataaAACTTTAGTGGCAGACCTTGGCACTATAAACCCAGACCATAAAAATCACAGGAACTCAGTCACAACCCCAATGATCCAAATCACAAATTAGGACTTGAGCCCTATCCTTAAACCctaatctacttccaaattcccaaTCCCCAATCCTTAATACCAGCTCTTGCCTTCCCACTAGACTTACAGCCTGAACcaccctccccgcccccccccacaaacacacactctcACCCCTTCAATGCCTCTCCCTCCACTACTTCCGCCATTGCCAGAAGGTGATGATGTAGATccctgaaagaagagagaatCCTGAGGTTGACATAAATGAACTTAAAAGTACAAGATTCAATCCACATGGGTTCATTTCATCTCCaattgcttctctttcatcctgtCCCTAGTCATCTCTTCCCCACCTCCTCAATTGGTGGATTACTTAAGCGAAGCAAATACATTTGGAAAGCAAAAGTATGACCTCTCTTCTGTGCCTCTTGTTAAGAAATAGACTTCAATAGCAACCTTCTCTTTTAAATTTAGGTTAGATTTTGGTTGGGAGGGCAAGGAAACAGCCTTCATCCCTGTCCCCACACTCCCCCCTCCAGAGCTCTCCAGAGTGCTCACCTGGTTGTAGCTGTTTACACTACTGGCTGTTCCCGAGCTTGTTTCCTGGGCAGAGATTTAGAATAGGGTTATTAGGGGGAGAGGGGGGGGACAGGAGTAGATGCAGAAGCACGTTAACCCAGTTAGAATCATTCATCCAGGACCAGAGCACATAATCACCAGCCATACTGAAGTCAtttgtctccctttccctctctcactAGACTATCATGGGACTGTGGTCCAGCCATATCTGCTCTCCGCCTTAGGGGTCCTACCTTCTCCAGCTGCCAGTGCCTTCTTATCAAGGaaatctttcccttctcacctctacctcctggctcccttcaagtctcaattccaccttctgcagagATCCTTTCCTACCCCTCCCTAATCCTAGAGCCTTCTCTCTGAGGCTACACCCAATTTAGCCTGTATATttctgtttgtacatagttgtgtaCACgtagtctcctccattagattgcaaACTTATGtttatgacttttatttttgcatcccAGCACAAGTGCCTGCCACATAGATAAgtccttaacaaatgcttgctgattgactgccTGACCTCTGCTGCCTCCAAACCTAAGATAGAGTAGAAAGGGTAGAGGATCCTGGTTCAAAAGCTGACTGCCACTTGAacctgtatgactttgaacaagtcatctcaccctgtgggcctcagtttcctcatctgcaaaatgagatagtgggattagatgaccactaaggtctcttccagctctctgcATCCATGATCCCATGATGTATGTCagtcttccccttcctctcccctcctgctGTTCCCTTTCACTtcctagaagtcttcccagtCTATAACCTTTGTCCCTCTGGCAAGGGGTGGGGGGGTTCCATTTGCCCTCATTGACATTTATGCCAGACAACGACCCTCCACCACTACCACACTCCAAGATACTGTATGCTCGCCAAGGGCAGACATCCCAGCTCTTTGTACATAACAGAGGTTATGAGGGGACTGAAATCAGAGGAAGATTTGACAGTCTTCTGCTTGTGACACAGGGTTCACCTTTGGAGAATTTGTAGTTGTGCTGACACTGCTACTAGGTCCTGAGTATGAGGTGCTGCCTCCCTAAGGGAGAGGAAGTGACACATAGAGAAATCAAGATGATTGCCTCTGTTTGTCTTCtagccctccccctccctctcctctcctgggTAGACATCTGGAATGGATGAGGAGGAATAGGCTTCCCCACACCCACAACAgatttcaattttcccatattttcttACCCCAGAGACACTTCCACCATTTGAACCAGAGGATGAGGGGTTGGTACACTAAGGGGAAAAGTAGATTGAGAAGTTAGGCAGTTACCTTCAAGTAAGAATCTGAATTCCTCTAAGTCCTCTAAGTTGATGTCATCCCTATGTCTTCCTTCTTTACATCTCCCCTCAAATAGCCAGCTCCTTCCCATtacccctctctccttccccctcctcatccATCTTGCCTCttactctcatttcttcccttctttgcttTCCCCTCTATCCCCAATCCTTTTTTCCACCAGGCTTCTCTTTGCTCACCCACTGTCACTTCCCTCTTCCCACCAGCCTCCTCCCTAGATTTCACTCTTACCCCTGATTCCTGGCCGCTGCTCCTCTCTACCAGCTTCCCGTTGCCTGAATTACTGCCCTACAATAAGAGGGAGATTGAATTAACATGTGGAGAAGAGGATTCTGGGTTAGAGTGGCAATATTGAGAGAAGAGGGATGGAGTTGGGCTGAGGAGAAAGATTTGAGGGAGAAGACTGCTAGTCAGTGGTGGTTAATCCATGGGGAGGGGCTGGTTTCTTTTACCTGAGAACTGGTTCCTTGGCCACCTGAGCCACCCTGACTTCCTTGAGAGTGGCTCCCAATGTGGCTTCCCAGACCTCCGTGGTGTCCTTGACCCTGTGCTCCATGAGTTCCATGCCCTCCCAAGAGCCCATGACCGTTATGAGAGCCACTGCTTCCAGATGTTCCATGCCCCCCCAAAAGCCCATGACTGCTATGAGAGCCACTGCTTCCAGCTGTTCCATGCCCTCCAGATAAAGGCTGGCCACCATGTACCTGCAAAGAGAGATCCTTGGAGTTGGTGTCCTTTACTGACTGAGGAAGGAGATCACGAGGTGTGACtgggagaaagagatggagaaaaagccaCCAAGAAAGAAGccacataaaaaaagagaaagaagggaagcagaaggAGAACATGACAGGCCATGGGAGTTTGAGAACATTTGCACCCCACCCCTACTCCATTTCTCTTGACACCCACCACCcatctgcttccttttttttcctcctctctgttctttcactcttctctttcactcaCATTAGGACTGCTGGCCCCATGAGGGATGCCCAGCAGGGGACGATGACCACCACCAAGTCCATGACCGAGAGCCTCACCGGTGTTACTGATTTCTTTGCCCACAGAGCTCCCAGCATGACTGACGACATTACCTATATCTTGCAAACCATGACCAGCCCCATTTTGAGCAGCTTCCTTAACTCCATGCTCAATGGCCTCCTCAACCCCATGTTTGACAACTTCTCCCAACCCATGGCCAGCGGCTTCCCCAAGTCCTTCACCAACCCCTCCCCCAGCAGACAACTTCTCTGGCTCTTCAGCACCCGTGGGAGCTCCCCAGCTGCCCCTGAAAGACAGGGACAATATAAGGCCAAACAGGAATGCCTCCAGTTTCATCTCtgcttcctcccccttttcttgCTTTTAGGTTTTATTCTTCTATTATCTTGCAAATTCCCTTCTCCttgtttctcctctctgtctctgtctctgcctctaaGTAACTTTTTCTCTTAACCTCCCTGAATCTTTGTTCCCTCGATGTCTGTggccctctcttctttccctgatTCCCCTGACTCCCCAAAATCCTTCCTCCTGCCACTGATCCTTATACATTGACAGGGAGAGGGAGGTGACAAAATGGGGTGGGCCCCAGAGCCCTCCTCCCCCAGTGATTCATGGCCAAGCTGATGATAAGGTAATGAGATGTAATTGAGTGTCTGTGTTGCAATAAGAGGGAGCTAGGAGAGCGAGCAGGGAGGGACAGAGGGCAAATAATATCCCAGTTTCCTAACCAAAGGTATTTAGAACGCTGGGTGGGGAGAAGGGCACCGGAGGAGAGAAACCATTGGTCTCAATGGAAGGTGTGTGTAGGGGAATACCTCAGGAGGGAGGAACGCCCAGGATACAGCCCATCAGAGGAGCAGTGAGGGAGAATAGCACCTGAGTGAGCTGGCTCAGGTTGAATGGGGAGGTTTGCCACGAGGCAGCAAAGGCACGTGAGTGGAACAAGATCTCCATGTcgtctctgtctctatatctctttCTCAGCCACTGCCTACTGggagtcattttttccccttgtgttTTCATCTTGGTCCTTTTGTATTTCTGTCTGCCTTGGATCTCTGCTTTTCACTCAGATTCATCTTCCCCgctgctgccaaagtgatgttcctaaagcacTGCTCCACCCACACCCCTGCCCACCTCAAAAGCctgcaatggctccctattgctcctaggatcacatagaaatgtttggcatttaaagtcctttccaactggACTCCAgactatctttccaggcttattacacATCATACCTCTTCACAAACTCTAAGCCAATCATTAAGCATCTatgaagtccctactatgtgtctggcatgGTGGTAAGCTCTGGGaatttaaagaaagacaaaagacaatgtctgctctcaaagagttcagtCTAACAAGGTGCAAACAACTACTTTTAAACAAGTTGTATACAGGattaattggagataatcaaacAAGGAGAGGAGCTAGCAttaaagggaatcaggaaaggttccTTATAGAAGGTGGATTTTTTCTGGTATCTGAAGAAAAcccaggaagccaggaggtggagttgaggaatgagagcattccaggtaggAGGGGGGGTGCAAATGAGCAAACGGCCAGGGTCTGGAGATGGAGGATTGCAGagttaagagaaagaaataaagtctaagaagatt
Proteins encoded:
- the DMKN gene encoding dermokine isoform X1, with amino-acid sequence MKLEAFLFGLILSLSFRGSWGAPTGAEEPEKLSAGGGVGEGLGEAAGHGLGEVVKHGVEEAIEHGVKEAAQNGAGHGLQDIGNVVSHAGSSVGKEISNTGEALGHGLGGGHRPLLGIPHGASSPNVHGGQPLSGGHGTAGSSGSHSSHGLLGGHGTSGSSGSHNGHGLLGGHGTHGAQGQGHHGGLGSHIGSHSQGSQGGSGGQGTSSQGSNSGNGKLVERSSGQESGCTNPSSSGSNGGSVSGGGSTSYSGPSSSVSTTTNSPKETSSGTASSVNSYNQGSTSSPSGNGGSSGGRGIEGCENMNTGSQGSSSQNNGQTSSESGSNHPDTQGSQPHEGSNNQGSGSASSSAGGSGGSGSGSNTAGGGMGETEVHSGNGVYNNPNAQGFFNFDTFWKNFKSKLGFINWDAINKGYFPRPSTRAFLYLRRLWEDFKHNTPYINWNMITESVSKIWARLTNGPLERVLGGERLRLLLEGVDEPSFEKRAGGANQNYNQPAYPTVNGGQYPYGTPSKGGHGGQVATSSASRAQPDLLQWVRFW
- the DMKN gene encoding dermokine isoform X2, which produces MKLEAFLFGLILSLSFRGSWGAPTGAEEPEKLSAGGGVGEGLGEAAGHGLGEVVKHGVEEAIEHGVKEAAQNGAGHGLQDIGNVVSHAGSSVGKEISNTGEALGHGLGGGHRPLLGIPHGASSPNVHGGQPLSGGHGTAGSSGSHSSHGLLGGHGTSGSSGSHNGHGLLGGHGTHGAQGQGHHGGLGSHIGSHSQGSQGGSGGQGTSSQGSNSGNGKLVERSSGQESGCTNPSSSGSNGGSVSGGGSTSYSGPSSSVSTTTNSPKETSSGTASSVNSYNQGSTSSPSGNGGSSGGRGIEGCENMNTGSQGSSSQNNGQTSSESGSNHPGSGSASSSAGGSGGSGSGSNTAGGGMGETEVHSGNGVYNNPNAQGFFNFDTFWKNFKSKLGFINWDAINKGYFPRPSTRAFLYLRRLWEDFKHNTPYINWNMITESVSKIWARLTNGPLERVLGGERLRLLLEGVDEPSFEKRAGGANQNYNQPAYPTVNGGQYPYGTPSKGGHGGQVATSSASRAQPDLLQWVRFW
- the DMKN gene encoding dermokine isoform X3; its protein translation is MKLEAFLFGLILSLSFRGSWGAPTGAEEPEKLSAGGGVGEGLGEAAGHGLGEVVKHGVEEAIEHGVKEAAQNGAGHGLQDIGNVVSHAGSSVGKEISNTGEALGHGLGGGHRPLLGIPHGASSPNVHGGQPLSGGHGTAGSSGSHSSHGLLGGHGTSGSSGSHNGHGLLGGHGTHGAQGQGHHGGLGSHIGSHSQGSQGGSGGQGTSSQGSNSGNGKLVERSSGQESGCTNPSSSGSNGGSVSGGGSTSYSGPSSSVSTTTNSPKETSSGTASSVNSYNQGSTSSPSGNGGSSGGRGIEGCENMNTGSQGSSSQNNGQTSSESGSNHPDTQGSQPHEGSNNQGSGSASSSAGGSGGSGSGSNTAGGGMGETEVHSGNGVYNNPNAQGFFNFDTFWKNFKSKLGFINWDAINKGYFPRPSTRAFLYLRRLWEDFKHNTPYINWNMITEGVDEPSFEKRAGGANQNYNQPAYPTVNGGQYPYGTPSKGGHGGQVATSSASRAQPDLLQWVRFW
- the DMKN gene encoding dermokine isoform X4, which translates into the protein MKLEAFLFGLILSLSFRGSWGAPTGAEEPEKLSAGGGVGEGLGEAAGHGLGEVVKHGVEEAIEHGVKEAAQNGAGHGLQDIGNVVSHAGSSVGKEISNTGEALGHGLGGGHRPLLGIPHGASSPNVHGGQPLSGGHGTAGSSGSHSSHGLLGGHGTSGSSGSHNGHGLLGGHGTHGAQGQGHHGGLGSHIGSHSQGSQGGSGGQGTSSQGSNSGNGKLVERSSGQESGCTNPSSSGSNGGSVSGGGSTSYSGPSSSVSTTTNSPKETSSGTASSVNSYNQGSTSSPSGNGGSSGGRGIEGCENMNTGSQGSSSQNNGQTSSESGSNHPGSGSASSSAGGSGGSGSGSNTAGGGMGETEVHSGNGVYNNPNAQGFFNFDTFWKNFKSKLGFINWDAINKGYFPRPSTRAFLYLRRLWEDFKHNTPYINWNMITEGVDEPSFEKRAGGANQNYNQPAYPTVNGGQYPYGTPSKGGHGGQVATSSASRAQPDLLQWVRFW
- the DMKN gene encoding dermokine isoform X6 — encoded protein: MKLEAFLFGLILSLSFRGSWGAPTGAEEPEKLSAGGGVGEGLGEAAGHGLGEVVKHGVEEAIEHGVKEAAQNGAGHGLQDIGNVVSHAGSSVGKEISNTGEALGHGLGGGHRPLLGIPHGASSPNVHGGQPLSGGHGTAGSSGSHSSHGLLGGHGTSGSSGSHNGHGLLGGHGTHGAQGQGHHGGLGSHIGSHSQGSQGGSGGQGTSSQGSNSGNGKLVERSSGQESGCTNPSSSGSNGGSVSGGGSTSYSGPSSSVSTTTNSPKETSSGTASSVNSYNQGSTSSPSGNGGSSGGRGIEGCENMNTGSQGSSSQNNGQTSSESGSNHPGSGSASSSAGGSGGSGSGSNTAGGGMGETEVHSGNGVYNNPNAQGFFNFDTFWKNFKSKLGFINWDAINKDQRSFRIP
- the DMKN gene encoding dermokine isoform X5; translation: MKLEAFLFGLILSLSFRGSWGAPTGAEEPEKLSAGGGVGEGLGEAAGHGLGEVVKHGVEEAIEHGVKEAAQNGAGHGLQDIGNVVSHAGSSVGKEISNTGEALGHGLGGGHRPLLGIPHGASSPNVHGGQPLSGGHGTAGSSGSHSSHGLLGGHGTSGSSGSHNGHGLLGGHGTHGAQGQGHHGGLGSHIGSHSQGSQGGSGGQGTSSQGSNSGNGKLVERSSGQESGCTNPSSSGSNGGSVSGGGSTSYSGPSSSVSTTTNSPKETSSGTASSVNSYNQGSTSSPSGNGGSSGGRGIEGCENMNTGSQGSSSQNNGQTSSESGSNHPDTQGSQPHEGSNNQGSGSASSSAGGSGGSGSGSNTAGGGMGETEVHSGNGVYNNPNAQGFFNFDTFWKNFKSKLGFINWDAINKDQRSFRIP